A section of the Bombus fervidus isolate BK054 chromosome 9, iyBomFerv1, whole genome shotgun sequence genome encodes:
- the Fanci gene encoding Fanconi anemia complementation group I isoform X5, whose product MRICSRIECGTDDLLQAFSNSEACQTKRRKVIESTLKNLEETNISLGQANAIVSRIISDLPNYSKQHLVKLVDFCLTNIRNNNNELCSWKDLLPALLEALENEKYIVHADAEVSGTEYKSLIIKAICNYHWNVNLLPSLAKMFGDMVLDKTDRNEVLRTLCSALPNLPLNQVPSFTYQTLKLCPNQDNRKLLNALSKYFELCYSKTSLSDDSNSLENIDTINLKEVQDIESTVLYHVYQASQLNHENMKDFIRFLKHVSHAPEYVLQPFILSVLMSVSTIYEDQIFEILRLAVVNSNLEKEKRQNSAWMRQLLPTPCNIIGIIRQVIDSSNKDRHLVLRGLTNLAFTLMNADQKSKNNATAMWRIGSEIIREIIKKRHETVPIVLQELINKIVAGGMPTTHYTDCLKYMCRELSIVILDHQVWIITILERLLFLHPTVANQVLYAILPLARVSPNIRENLLLTLRKALYRKGALKRQTAVTGYLEMLKYTNVHSQLSFRLSQFNDSISASSRSTLTQITLEYNSQRGKSVTDCDKTLYYEISDILKKTFTYEYETRLHLYESLYGTVTKNPEITEILVDMLLSHLNLYLHTDDSALPPVKLELCTDVHGMEVVLQEPIAQLIFTLQKTYINTVVKNSHTLEKLHDILKSLCRKMAITELEHLNLEHGTDLLHEDFPKSEIKLKNLGMVIGIYEALMAFRIGEWSKGNEESSHDTNNLFKGYTRLIDFIKKQSTKTKKSDGNKSKKDRDPNNTTKKPAKSNNIKIPNTIMDLDVIRQSLPLLFSRSSTQNDVTLRRDHSFCCYILQTCEQLLQHTKSFIQDTSQLQNHNYINTYIDVGRLLYKYFVQNLDDALINDEQVTILALQCFKEISCCICTLLSSELPKFLNSIFEVQSKKESKSTNINSQLQEIIFSLKSYLKKFLTEETHNDREKVSFLLLQTIEQFTYKINFEDYNSEEMLECIKEIIQVEDIQSPIVPTIIQFFLNLEEHSQECGDTLNEICTELCEKAGSIDNVAIELVANGSYKSIREDTILQVYNVLSGHIKQKLDNASWLLMRLKAEDTIARAPGTIDETCKYKFEIPNQNFIIFIKNDIVLTGNNNLRDKERNLCKQLSYLAQALQTLANTLIKPGPSTDFTFKNLQYLYHLLGNLTKYFYAKSNDQNAAFQAVKFIQVVQIAGKSLKSAFYNLVTYVEENQNKLKLKSDSYAQRNKILKETKVIPRVVYEIEQFNKEILLLGKKTGIPLENYLKRSITRDFRIKNPQLIEGLEGMDVSLLNTQAPENPESETSNMNDCDSNSDDDTSQSKRLRVDD is encoded by the exons ATGCGCATTTGTTCAAGAATCGAGTGTGGAACAG ATGACCTTCTGCAAGCATTTTCCAATTCTGAAGCCTGTCAAACTAAGCGACGAAAAGTGATTGAATCTACGTTAAAAAATTTGGAGGAAACTAACATATCTCTAGGGCAGGCAAATGCGATCGTTAGCCGAATAATTTCTGACTTGCCAAACTATTCAAAGCAACATCTTGTCAAACTTGTTGACTTCTGTCTCACAAATAttcgcaataataataatgagcTATGCAG tTGGAAGGATTTATTACCTGCATTATTGGAGGcattggaaaatgaaaaatatattgttcatGCAGATGCTGAAGTTTCTGGAACTGAATATAAATCACTAATTATTAAAGCCATATGTAATTATCATTGGAACGTCAATCTTTTACCATCTTTGGCAAAAATGTTTGG GGATATGGTACTAGATAAAACAGATCGTAATGAGGTTTTGAGGACATTATGTTCTGCTCTTCCAAATCTTCCTTTGAATCAAGTACCCTCATTCACATATCAGACGTTAAAATTATGTCCAAATCAAGATAATAGAAAGCTTTTGAATGCCTTGTCCAAATACTTTGAGCTATGTTATTCAAAAACAAGTTTGTCTGATGACAGTAATAGTCTTGAAAATATTg atacaattaatttaaaagaggTACAAGACATTGAGAGCACTGTTTTGTATCATGTGTACCAAGCTTCTCAGTTAAATCATGAAAACATGAAAGATTTTATCCGTTTTCTTAAACATGTGTCTCATGCCCCAGAGTACGTGCTACAACCCTTTATACTCTCTGTACTGATGTCAGTTTCTACAATATATGAAGATCAG atatttgaaatattaagatTGGCTGTGGTTAATAGTAacttagaaaaagaaaaacgacaaAACAGTGCATGGATGAGACAACTTTTACCTACACCTTGCAATATAATTGGGATTATTCGACAGGTCATTGATAGCAG cAATAAAGATCGTCATTTAGTACTAAGGGGACTTACAAATTTAGCTTTTACGTTAATGAATGCTGATCAAAAATCCAAAAATAATGCAACAGCTATGTGGCGTATTGGATCCGAAATAATACgagaaataattaagaaacgtCACGAGACAGTTCCTATCGTGCTACAGGAgttgattaataaaatagtagCAGGTGGTATGCCGACAACACACTATACAG ATTGTTTAAAGTATATGTGCCGCGAATTGTCAATAGTTATTTTGGATCACCAAGTCTGGATTATAACTATCCTCGAACGATTGTTATTTTTACACCCTACAGTTGCTAATCAAGTTTTGTATGCTATTTTGCCATTGGCGCGTGTTTCACCAAATATACGAGAAAATCTTTTATTGACTTTGAGAAAAGCTCTTTACAGGAAAGGTGCATTAAAACGACAAACAGCTGTGACAGGATATCttgaaatgttgaaatataCAAACGTGCATTCTCAACTTAGCTTTAGACTTAGTCAATTTAATGATTCAATTAGCGCTAGTTCTAGGTCAACATTAACTCAg ATAACTCTGGAGTATAATTCGCAACGAGGAAAATCGGTGACAGACTGCGataaaactttatattatgaaatatcggatatattaaaaaagaccTTTACTTATGAGTATGAAACCAGATTACACTTGTACGAAA GCCTGTATGGTACTGTGACCAAAAATCCCGAAATAACAGAAATTCTAGTAGACATGCTCCTTTCACATTTGAATTTATATCTTCATACAGATGATAGTGCCTTGCCACCTGTAAAATTGGAATTGTGTACAGATGTCCATGGAATGGAAGTAGTATTACAAGAACCTATTGCTCAATTGATATTTACGTTACAAAAGACATATATTAATACAGTTGTAAAAAATTCACATACACTTGAAAAATTACATGATATTTTGAAATCACTGTGCAGGAAAATGGCGATTACAGAATTGGAGCATTTAAATttg GAACATGGAACTGACTTACTTCATGAAGACTTTCCAAAGTCAGAGATCAAGTTAAAGAATCTTGGTATGGTCATTGGGATATATGAGGCTTTAATGGCGTTTCGAATTGGAGAATGGTCGAAGGGGAATGAGGAAAGCTCTCATGATACTAACAATTTGTTTAAAGGATATACACGTTTGATAGACTTTATTAAAAAG CAATCcacaaaaacgaaaaaaagtgatggtaataaatctaaaaagGACAGAGATCCCAATAATACAACTAAAAAGCCGGCTAAatcaaataatatcaaaataccAAATACTATTATGGATTTGGATGTAATTCGTCAAAGTCTACCGCTCTTATTTTC TAGGTCTTCTACTCAAAATGATGTTACACTTAGAAGAGACCATAGCTTTTGTTGCTATATATTACAAACATGTGAACAACTCTTGCAACATACAAAATCATTTATACAGGATACCTCTCAATTGCAAAATCATaactatataaatacatatattgatGTTGGAAG attgctttataaatattttgtacaaaatcTGGATGATGCACTTATAAATGATGAACAAGTAACTATATTGGCTTTACAATGTTTCAAGGAAATTTCTTGCTGCATATGTACATTACTCTCATCTGAATTACCAAAATTTCTCAATTCaattt TTGAAGTACAATCCAAGAAGGAATCAAAATCTACAAATATCAATTCTCAAttacaagaaattattttttcattgaaGTCGTACCTCAAGAAGTTTCTTACAGAAGAAACGCACAATGACAGGGAGAAAGTATCATTTCTGTTATTACAAACAATAGAACAATTTACATATAAGATTAACTTTGAAGATTACAATTCTGAAGAG ATGCTCGAatgtataaaagaaattattcaagTAGAAGATATTCAAAGCCCTATTGTTCCTACAATCATACAATTCTTCTTGAACTTGGAAGAACATAGTCAAGAATGTGGAGATACATTGAATGAAATTTGTACAGAATTATGTGAAAAAGCTGGAAGCATTGATAAC GTAGCAATTGAATTAGTAGCAAATGGTTCATATAAAAGTATACGTGAAGATACTATACTACAAGTTTATAATGTTTTGAGTGGTCacattaaacaaaaattggaTAATGCTTCGTGGTTATTGATGCGATTAAAGGCAGAAGACACTATAGCTAGAGCACCTGGAACAATTGATGAaacttgtaaatataaatttgaaattccaaatcaaaattttataatattcataaaaaatgatattgtCTTAACAGGGAATAACAATTTAAGAGATAAAGAACGAAATCTATGTAAACAATTATCTTATCTTGCTCAAGCACTTCAAACATTAGCTAATACATTAATCAAACCAGGTCCATCCACTGACTTTactttcaaaaatttacaatacTTGTATCATTTACTTGGTAATCTTACAAAATACTTTTATGCTAAATCGAATGATCAGAATGCAGCGTTTCAAGCAGTCAA ATTCATTCAGGTGGTACAAATAGCTGGAAAATCATTAAAGTCTGCTTTCTATAATTTGGTAACATATGTAGAG gaaaatcaaaataaattaaaattaaaatccgATTCATACGCacaaaggaataaaattttaaaagaaaccaAAGTAATACCTCGTGTAGTATATGAAATCGAGCaatttaacaaagaaatacTATTACTTGGCAAAAAAACGGGC ATACCGCTAGAAAATTACTTGAAACGAAGTATAACGAGagattttagaattaaaaatccACAACTAATAGAGGGACTTGAGGGAATGGATGTCAGTTTA CTCAATACACAAGCCCCAGAAAACCCTGAGAGTGAAACATCAAATATGAATGATTGTGACAGCAATAGTGATGATGATACATCTCAAAGCAAACGACTCAGGGTGGATGATtga